TCCGGAGCTGACAGCGAACCGCAATTCCTCCGCCCAGCTTTTGCCACTTTTCCTTGCTTTTTCCAGATTCTCTACCACCCCTTTTCTTGTTTCCTTCAACCTCTACCCTTTCTCCTCTCgattttccttttcccttttccttcttGCCCGAAAGCTCTTccccctctcggctctctctttttccttgctttctttttctcccTCAGCCCTTCTGTTTTCTCTTCATCCGCTGCTCCtacctctcttgctctctctctcatttttcCCCCGAAGAACTCTCCCCAGTTTTTCTTGCCCGTCGCCCctttcttgcttttttttttcttttccccctttttcctTCACACCGCCAGCTctcttcttttccattttcttttgtttgtttttttcttcaaatttttctaGGCTCAACACTTGTCTTGCCACCGACCCCCTTTACATGTGTTGTGCTAAAACCCAAGACACTTGTCTAATATTCCTTTAACACACTTGTTCACCTATTCACatattttcctttatttttaatttaatataatttttttaattttttttaaaaaataggtaaacaaaAAAAGTTAATTCCTAATTGAAATTGCattgcaaaattttcatttatttgaaagaaattgaatctaagaggattaaaaacaatttttttgaatttttgtgagaaatttccttttcagaaatttaatgcaaaaatatcttaaaaataaaaatgatgaacctaatttataaaaataagaaaaaataaacactatcatttaatcaataaaataaaataaaataaaacaaaagtaaaaaaaataaagctaaaattgaattaaataacaaataaagctaaaattgaattaaataacaaataaagctaaaattgaaataaataaaaaaaataaagctaaaattgaattaaataaatgaaattttggtatcTACAACCGCAGACTCTACCCTTCGAACACAATCAAATACATTTCCAAAACATTGCTTGTTCCAGTCCTGAATAGCCCTCCTCATCACCAATAATTTAGAATACAAAACATGCGAAGGAGATCCACTCGCTTCTCGACTCTAGGCACTTCTAATCACCTCCAAAAGTTCTGGTTTTGTCGTCCAGACATCCAAGAATAGAAATGGTCTTAGCTTATTATCTAACCGAGATGCAAACGAAATCTTCAATGACGCATGATCCGACAGATGTCTCGCCAAATGAACTACAGAAATGGATGCGCAAAAATCCGAACATTCCCCATTTATTAACAACCCGTCCAATCTCTTCGAAATTTTAACTTTGCCTCTCCGATTGTTAAACCACGTGAAACTAACTCCCGAAATACCTACATCAAAAACCTCAATCTCTTCCATAAAGGACATAAACTCCACCCCTCAGCTATAGAAAACGGAcgacccccccccccctcctttTTCATTAGGCGCCATTATGACATTAAGATCACCCCCAATGCACCATAGCAGGGAGCTAGGCTTATCAGCTAATAAGTTTTGCCATAAGTCTCTTTGCTCCTCCATTTAACATTTTGCATGAACAAATGACATAATGATTGAACCAGGCATCAATGGATATTgaacaaataaagaaatatgCTAGTCCGAATTACCGACAATCGAACATATAAAAATACTACTATAGAACACCCATATATCACCAGAACTATAAACACCCACCAAATCAAACAATAATCATAACCGAATCGACTCAATTTTAGACACATCTAGCTTGGGGTCACTTATCACAATGAATTTAACATGATACAACCTTACTAATTTAATCAATCTTCTTAGATTAGGGGTTTTAGCAcccctctaatattccaaaaaatGCCATTAATCATGAGATAAAACCTGGAAGGAGTTATGGGAAGATGTCACAGTTCGAAGCTGTCTGTCAGAGGGAAATCGAGCTCGCACGCCTTTTCTTCTCGCTTGCTTGAACCTTGATCAACCGCAACAGATTGATCAATGTTCAAAGCCAACACCAGCGACTCCAGCAACTTCTCGTCTAACAGCCATCCTTGGAGATAAATTTCCTGCGACGATAGGTAGCTCAACTTCAACTTCCTTATATACCCCGTCTAACCCAAACTCCTCCCCATTCAACTTTGCACCCGAACTCTCCAACCCACTGCTATTTAAAGAAACAATCTGCCCCGCGACTAAAGGCTGCTGTCTAGCGCCCAAGGATTGCTTCTCAAGGACCTGACGCACCTCACCTTCATGTTCTCTTTTAGAAACCAGCTTTGCAACAATTTCTCCTTGATCCCCCTCCAATGTTCCCTCCACCCCGTCACATGTATCCTGATTCCCATGACCAATAGAAGCAATATCTTCAGTACCACCACCCACCGCAGCACCAGATTTGTCGCCAGCATGACTCCCTGAAACAAGCTCCTGCCGCTTAGTTCTATCACCTCCATCCACTAGCACAATAGACCCAGCAGGCTGCTTCCcctccacttcaatttctttgCCTTTTCTGGAAGCATCAGGACCAACCGGTGACGCATTCGACGAAGGAGCAGCCTGTAAAAAATTGGTCTTCCTTGGCCCCATTAACAACTAGATTGCTCACAGGGACATACACCTGATTGTTACTCCCCTCAATCTTTTGGTCACGCTGCATCCTCAGGTGTTGATTGTTCTGGTTCCGAGACGCAATCTCAGAAGAATTTTTCTTACACTCCTCGGCTGAATGACCCAAACGCCAGCAAGAGGAGCAATATGACAGCATATCCTCTGTCACAATTCTTTGCCAGAATCCTGTCTCCCCTTTGATAGCCACCCATACTCTCGAAATGACTGGCCTCGCTACATCAACCTCCACACACACCCTGGCCACATTAGGACGTGTGCCAGTAGCCGTTGCTGTATCCAAGAATAAGGGCCTTCCAACTAGAGATAGAATAGAGAACAACGAATGCTTATCAAAATAGTGAATTGGCAGAGTAGATAGAGACACCCAAACCAGAACCAAAGAAGATTCCTTATGCACATGAAACTCCCTAGTCCAATGAAATACTCGCATTGGAAATTTTTCCAGTTGCCAAATACCTCTCGTCCAAATTATATTGAAGTCTGCCTCAGCTGCACACTTAATCAGCACATGTTTATAATCCATCAACCCAATAGAGACctggcatattaaatcaaggcaaatttttatattattatttagcAATGTTTTAGTCAAGTTGCAGTTTTAGCAATTTTATTTGAGTCAAGTTATAATAGTTTTATTGTTTACGAATTAGGtattttattaggaaattttttATGGTTATAAGACT
Above is a genomic segment from Coffea eugenioides isolate CCC68of chromosome 5, Ceug_1.0, whole genome shotgun sequence containing:
- the LOC113772572 gene encoding uncharacterized protein LOC113772572; translated protein: MGPRKTNFLQAAPSSNASPVGPDASRKGKEIEVEGKQPAGSIVLVDGGDRTKRQELVSGSHAGDKSGAAVGGGTEDIASIGHGNQDTCDGVEGTLEGDQGEIVAKLVSKREHEGEVRQVLEKQSLGARQQPLVAGQIVSLNSSGLESSGAKLNGEEFGLDGVYKEVEVELPIVAGNLSPRMAVRREVAGVAGVGFEH